A region of Saimiri boliviensis isolate mSaiBol1 chromosome 10, mSaiBol1.pri, whole genome shotgun sequence DNA encodes the following proteins:
- the CAV2 gene encoding caveolin-2 isoform X1, protein MGLETEKADVQLFMDDDSYSHHSGLEYADPEKFVDSGQDRDPHRLNSHLKLGFEDVIAEPVTTHSFDKVWICSHALFEISKYVMYKFLTVFLAIPLAFLAGILFATLSCLHIWIIMPFVKTCLMVLPSVQTIWKSVTDAIIAPLCTSIGRSFSSVSLQLSHD, encoded by the exons ATGGGGCTGGAGACGGAGAAGGCGGACGTGCAGCTCTTCATGGACGACGACTCCTACAGCCACCACAGCGGCCTCGAGTACGCCGACCCCGAGAAGTTCGTGGACTCCGGCCAGGACCGGGATCCCCATCGGCTCAACTCACATCTCAAG CTGGGCTTCGAGGATGTGATCGCAGAGCCGGTGACTACGCATTCCTTTGACAAAGTGTGGATCTGCAGCCATGCCCTCTTTGAAATCAGCAAATACGTAATGTACAAGTTCCTGACGGTGTTCCTGGCCATCCCCCTGGCCTTCCTTGCGGGAATTCTCTTTGCCACCCTCAGCTGCCTGCACATCTG GATTATAATGCCTTTTGTAAAGACCTGCCTAATGGTTCTGCCTTCAGTGCAGACAATATGGAAGAGTGTGACAGATGCTATCATTGCTCCATTGTGTACGAGCATAGGACGAAGCTTCTCTTCTGTCAGCCTGCAACTGAGCCATGACTGA
- the CAV2 gene encoding caveolin-2 isoform X2, protein MGLETEKADVQLFMDDDSYSHHSGLEYADPEKFVDSGQDRDPHRLNSHLKLGFEDVIAEPVTTHSFDKVWICSHALFEISKYVMYKFLTVFLAIPLAFLAGILFATLSCLHIWPAAGGGTLI, encoded by the exons ATGGGGCTGGAGACGGAGAAGGCGGACGTGCAGCTCTTCATGGACGACGACTCCTACAGCCACCACAGCGGCCTCGAGTACGCCGACCCCGAGAAGTTCGTGGACTCCGGCCAGGACCGGGATCCCCATCGGCTCAACTCACATCTCAAG CTGGGCTTCGAGGATGTGATCGCAGAGCCGGTGACTACGCATTCCTTTGACAAAGTGTGGATCTGCAGCCATGCCCTCTTTGAAATCAGCAAATACGTAATGTACAAGTTCCTGACGGTGTTCCTGGCCATCCCCCTGGCCTTCCTTGCGGGAATTCTCTTTGCCACCCTCAGCTGCCTGCACATCTG gccGGCAGCTGGAGGAGGAACCCTCATCTAG